Within the Rosa rugosa chromosome 2, drRosRugo1.1, whole genome shotgun sequence genome, the region CACTACGCATCCATTTGCCTCTTCATCTTGTTCGCCAGCGACACAATCTCTGGGATGACCTCAAGCCTTACAGTGGCTTTGTCCTGGACGGTTTCCTGCTCCCACAGATACTGTTCAACTTGTTCTTCAATTCAGGAGAAAAGGCTCTCACCTGTGCATTCTATTTCGGAACTACCATAATCCGTCTGTTGCCTCATGCATATGATCTTTACAGGGCTCATACATTTCCTCGGCTCCCTGCTCTCTATTTCTTTTATGCAAACCCGGCATCGGATTTTTTCTCCACTGCCTGGAACATCATCATTCCTTGCTGTGGTCTGTTGTTTGTCACCATTGTTTTCTTGCAGCAAAGGCTTGGTGGCCGTTGCATTCTTCCCATTAAATTTAGACAGACTTCTTGTGTATATGAGAAAGTCTCTGTCATCAGCAATGCCTAATTGTGAGGGACTATAAGTACCTTGAAACAAGTTTTGGTAATCTAAccgtgattttttttttagtctcaTTACCTTAGCCTAGTAATTATATGATGCCTCCACAAGTCTCTTTGAGTCGCAATATTactttatatatattattagtATATTACCATGAATTACTGGTTTTTCTTTGACTGCTCGATATAGTTTGAGTTCAACTTGTTTTtggcacattttttttttcccgaaaGAATTGACATAGCTTGAACTCAATATTGAAGTTCATAAGAAAAACCATCCAATTTTGAACACTGTATACATGCGGTTTACAAAACTCATGAACTTATCAAATATCCTTAAAAACCAGTTTGAACATGTTCATATCGAACTTATTTGTTAAATTTCGATTTGAGCTCATGTGTACCGAGCTTGATCACCTTTGTATTTGACTCGGCTCGTGTATTTTTACCATAATATTAACCTCAAGCTATTaaagttaaaaataaataaaataaaaaatggaacACATATAGTGAAAAACTACTGGAATTTGAACACTGATTTATGCAACTTATAAAGCTCATGAACAGTTTGTATCTTTTTATACTTAAAACTCGACTGGTAATAGTaagatatatattatttatttttgatgaaGATCAAGTTGAGCCGGGcttcaaatttaaaatttcGTATGTACTGAGCTTGATCACCTTTGCATTCGGCTCGACTCACCCATTTTTACCACAGTATTACCCTCAAGCTATTAAAGTtagagagttaaaaaaaaaaaaaaaaaaaaaaaaaagaggaaatggAATACCTATATATTCTTGCTCAAGTTCCTGCGCTTCTTCTTCTCTAGCTCTCTCCTTCATTGCTAGCAGAGCTATGGAGACCAATTTAAAATCTAGGGTTGGGGCTCTTCCAATTTCCCCAACCACTCCTCTACAAACCCATAAATCCCTACTCactcccctcctcctcctcctcttcttcttcttcatcaatttcaccCCCACAGCTTCAACCCTGAACCAAATCCCCAATCTTGATCAACTATACTCCAGACACTGCAACGACGTCGTTCCCAAATCGGAGACGCACCCCAAGTGGTTCCTCACCACCCTCTCCAGCCAAGACCTCGGATTCCACAGCAGTTACTTCACCGGCGGCGATCGGCTTTTCAATCAGAGCTCCGGCGGCCGCAAAGCTCTCATCTTCCGGCCCAACTACGTAGCTCGAACCCTAGCCGATGGAATTTTCCATGTCAAAGGAAGTATGGATCTTCAATCTCTTCTGGGCTATTCGACTCGCCGGAATCTGAAGTTGGTTAAGCCCAGAATTCCGGTCCGGCGGGGCGTAGTGAGGTTTAGGCTTGATGGGTATTATTCAGAATCGTCAAAGAAGCTGTGTATGATTGGGAAAGTTATGTCCATGTATAATGCAGGTAAGTTTGAGGCTAGTGTTGTTCTTAAGCTTAATTATCCGAAATGGTCTAGTGTTTATGATAGTTTGATTACTGGGAGTTTAGAGAGCGTTGTTATTGCTGAGGGCGATGATGGTAAGAATTATTTTGATCCCGTTTTGATGTTGGGTTTGTCTGTGAAACGTAATTATGAGTATACATTTGTTGGGAAAGATAGGCTGAGTAGTTTTCCGAGTAGTGTTGATAGAGGAGAGAGTATAGCTTTGGAGAATTTGAATGATTCGAGACGTGATTTGTGTAGGTTGCTTGGCAACCGTCTTGAGAGATATGAATTGGTGTATGGGAGTGAGTGTGGGGGTGTGAATTGCAATCCTGTTGGTGGGGATGTTGGATATGTACCTGGCTCGTTGGTTTTTTATGGGACTCGGTGTACAGAAGGGAGGAAAGTGCAGATGTTGTTGGGGTTTTCCAACTCCAGTGTAGATGAATACATAAGATTTCCATTTGTGCCTAGCACGACGTTCATTGCTGAAGGGGAATGGGATGAGAAGGGGAATCGTCTATGCGCGGTTGCGTGTAGGATTTTGAATTTTACAGAATCTTTGACTAGTGCTCGTGTTGGAGACTGCTCAACTAAACTCAGCTTGAGATTTCCAGTAAAGTTGTCTTTACAAAATAGGTCTGCTGTTGTGGGGCAAATTTGGAGCGACAAAAAAGCGAGTGATCCAGGTTACTTCAGTAAAATTGGGTTCCAAGGTTTGTCGGGATGGTTAGTGAAACTCTTAGGATACAAATATGAATATTCTGTGAACGACAACCTGAGAAAAACATGTGCGGAAAAGAGGGCTGGGAGAGGCAAAGGAAAGCGATATCCTGAGGAGTATTCATCAGATCTGAAATTTGACATGAGAGTGAGCAACAGCAAAGGACAAGTTGCATGGGGTTATTCATCCCCGTTATTTGTTGATGATGACCGGATTTATGGACGCCGGTTTTGGGATAAACCACAGGAAACAGAAGTACCAAGTCGTCGGAAGAAAAGCCATAGCAGTCCGATGAACATTACCTATAAGTTGAGCTTCACACGTGGTGTTCAATTTTTTCATGATGTCTTCCCATCTAAAGCAGAACTAGCTGCTGAAGGAATATATGATAGAGATTATGGAAACCTATGCATGATAGGATGTAGGCATGTACCATCCAAGGAACAAAATTCGATTAAAAAGGATATGTTAGACTGTTCTGTTAAAATTGATGTACACTTTCCTCCATTGGATACCAAGGATGGCCAGAATGTCAAGGGAACTATTGAAAGCACGAGGAATAAGTCAGACCCTCTTTATTTTGAACGTATTGACTTCTCTTCGACTTCAATTTACCATAATCAAGCTGCTGCATCCATTACGAgaattgattttgagattgttATGGTTTTGATTTCCAATACACTTGCATGTGCTTTTGTCGGATGGCAGCTCTATTTTGTGAAGAAAAACCCAGATGTGCTCCCATTCACTTCAATTGTCATGCTCATTGTTCTTACTCTGGGATACGTGATTCCTCTTCTGTTCAACTTTGAAGCAATGCTTGCACCAAACCAAAGCAAGCAGAGTACTTTTCTTGGGATTGGTGGATGGCTTCAGGTTAATGAAGTAATGGTCAGGGTGATAATGTTGGTAACTTTCATTTTGCAGCTGCTTCTTGTCCAACTGACCTGGTCATCGAGACAAGGTGATAATAGCCAGAAGAGCTTGATGGATTCTGAGAGGAAGGTTCTTTATGCCACCTTACTATTGTACATAGCTGGTGCACTGATTACTTGCTCTGTCCACCAGTGGATGAGTACTCACCAGACCTCATACAGGCCATTTCATCGCAAGCTTCGGCGAGTGGCTAACCTATGGCATCTTGTTCACCCGCAACGCTCTCTCTGGGACGACCTCAAGTCTTATGCTGGATTCATCCTGGACGGTTTTCTACTCCCGCAAATATTGTTCAACTTATTCATCAATTCAGGTGAAAAGGCTCTGTCCTGTGCCTTTTACTTTGGAACCACCATGATTCGTCTGCTGCCTCATGCTTATGATCTGTACAGAGCTCGCGCTTACACATGGTTACTTGCTTTCTCATATATTTATGGAAACCCCAAAACCGATTTTTTCTCCACTGCCTGGAACATAATCATACCCTGTTGTTGTCTGCTGCTTGCTGCCATTATTTTCTTGCAGCAAAGGTTTGGCGGCCGTTGCATCCTTCCCAAAATATTTGGGCATTCCACTGTATATGAAAAGGTCCCTGTCATCAGCAATGAGGAATTGTGAGGGAATACCTTGAAATAATTTTTTGATAATTGAATTTATTCATATACCATTCAATTTTTAGTCAAAGATCTAGTACTTTCTCCATTTGTGCCTTTTAGATTACAAGCAAGCTGTAAGTAGTAATATGATCAGGTATTTTTTCCATTGTCAATGGTTGCTTTTTGTGAttgattttcatttcttcgTGTAATTTTCTGGTGAGAGAGTATCAGATCTTCCCATGAAATTGTGATGGCACTGTGTAAAATCAACTGAATCAAAATAGTGGGAGCAATATGCTCAAAAGAAAACTGGAAATGAGGGCAAATCCACAAATGCCATTAATACGCTCTGAAAAACCTAGCATAGAAGCTACACTAGATATGAACAATATGTACAAAACCAGATCCTGAATAAACCACTCTACCAATAACTTGAGATGCACCCTGTTTCATTTTCATTACAAGATCTCTACTCTAACCTAGCCGGAATCAGAATTGTGAACACCCAATCGATTGAGGAAGATGTTGCTGATTAACTACGAACCAGAAGCCGAATTCACCAATTAAAGAATCAGGTGAGCAACAGCACATACCTGAAACAGAAGTAATACGGTTAAGATTATTTGGTCACAAGACTGATATGATTCAATATACAGTATTACTAATATAAATACATGCAGCTACCTTGGTCAGTAAAATACGAGTACAGCCTACTTGGGTTTTTTACACCTAGACCCCCATCAGGACCTGAAACATAAAACGATCTGGTTAGATTATTGTAATTGGCTAAAGACTACAAGAAAGTGAACCCAAGTACAAGTGATCGATGAGTATAACCACATTCCGTCTCCTAATATTCAGCAATAACTACAACTTAAACAGATTTTCAAACCCAGAACCAAAAAGTGAGCCTAGATCTAACAATAAAACGGCTTTGCAGTTCAATGTTTAAAGAGACGACAAATCCTTCCACCCTATAGTATTCATCAAGTAATCTAAGCCTATGATATGATTTAATGAACTCAGACTATACAAGTAGTCCAAGGGTGGGTTTATCCACCCAATACAAAAACCTAGAACCAAATTAATCGTATCaatttttgttgtttgaattCAAAACGAATCCATAGGACGgactctgaaaaaaaaaaaaacatgatgaTCGACACATATCCCTAGTACCGATCAAAAATAAAAGTTGGTTGAACACGTGATGGAGGATTACAGAAGTTTTGAATGGCTTGAGTACCTCCAAATACAGCTCAGTTAGACTTTTTGCCAGTAAGGATACGAGATATCTGGAGACCTCTGCTGAATGCTTCATTGAACAAGATCCTGGTCTGCATTGACTGAAATCCAGGTAACCATGACAGCAGCGCCACAGGAGCCATAACAGTTACTCCAAAAAGCATATCATAAATTCGAGCCAAGGAAACCACAGTATCCCACACCACTGTGGTCTGCAGAAAAGGTCTAAGCACTTGAGCTATTAAAATTATACCCCAGCCAGTAGGGATGAATGCCAAGAGACTTGAGAGAATGTCAAGGAACTTGAATCTAGTGAACTCCAGCAGTAAAACAATAAAGAGTACCATAACCTTTATGACACAAAGCTGAACTAGCCGGTAGTATATATGTTTCTTCGCTGCAT harbors:
- the LOC133729615 gene encoding uncharacterized protein LOC133729615, with product METNLKSRVGALPISPTTPLQTHKSLLTPLLLLLFFFFINFTPTASTLNQIPNLDQLYSRHCNDVVPKSETHPKWFLTTLSSQDLGFHSSYFTGGDRLFNQSSGGRKALIFRPNYVARTLADGIFHVKGSMDLQSLLGYSTRRNLKLVKPRIPVRRGVVRFRLDGYYSESSKKLCMIGKVMSMYNAGKFEASVVLKLNYPKWSSVYDSLITGSLESVVIAEGDDGKNYFDPVLMLGLSVKRNYEYTFVGKDRLSSFPSSVDRGESIALENLNDSRRDLCRLLGNRLERYELVYGSECGGVNCNPVGGDVGYVPGSLVFYGTRCTEGRKVQMLLGFSNSSVDEYIRFPFVPSTTFIAEGEWDEKGNRLCAVACRILNFTESLTSARVGDCSTKLSLRFPVKLSLQNRSAVVGQIWSDKKASDPGYFSKIGFQGLSGWLVKLLGYKYEYSVNDNLRKTCAEKRAGRGKGKRYPEEYSSDLKFDMRVSNSKGQVAWGYSSPLFVDDDRIYGRRFWDKPQETEVPSRRKKSHSSPMNITYKLSFTRGVQFFHDVFPSKAELAAEGIYDRDYGNLCMIGCRHVPSKEQNSIKKDMLDCSVKIDVHFPPLDTKDGQNVKGTIESTRNKSDPLYFERIDFSSTSIYHNQAAASITRIDFEIVMVLISNTLACAFVGWQLYFVKKNPDVLPFTSIVMLIVLTLGYVIPLLFNFEAMLAPNQSKQSTFLGIGGWLQVNEVMVRVIMLVTFILQLLLVQLTWSSRQGDNSQKSLMDSERKVLYATLLLYIAGALITCSVHQWMSTHQTSYRPFHRKLRRVANLWHLVHPQRSLWDDLKSYAGFILDGFLLPQILFNLFINSGEKALSCAFYFGTTMIRLLPHAYDLYRARAYTWLLAFSYIYGNPKTDFFSTAWNIIIPCCCLLLAAIIFLQQRFGGRCILPKIFGHSTVYEKVPVISNEEL